One genomic window of Arvicola amphibius chromosome 4, mArvAmp1.2, whole genome shotgun sequence includes the following:
- the LOC119813651 gene encoding myosin-4 isoform X2, whose protein sequence is MSSDAEMAVFGEAAPYLRKSEKERIEAQNKPFDAKSSVFVVDPKESYVKATVQSREGGKVTAKTEGGATVTVKEDQVFSMNPPKYDKIEDMAMMTHLHEPAVLYNLKERYAAWMIYTYSGLFCVTVNPYKWLPVYNPEVVAAYRGKKRQEAPPHIFSISDNAYQFMLTDRENQSILITGESGAGKTVNTKRVIQYFATIAVTGEKKKEEAPTGKMQGTLEDQIISANPLLEAFGNAKTVRNDNSSRFGKFIRIHFGATGKLASADIETYLLEKSRVTFQLKAERSYHIFYQIMSNKKPELIEMLLITTNPYDFTYVSQGEITVPSIDDQEELMATDTAVDILGFSADEKVAIYKLTGAVMHYGNMKFKQKQREEQAEPDGTEVADKAAYLTSLNSADLLKALCYPRVKVGNEYVTKGQTVQQVYNSVGALAKAIYEKMFLWMVTRINQQLDTKQPRQYFIGVLDIAGFEIFDFNTLEQLCINFTNEKLQQFFNHHMFVLEQEEYKKEGIEWEFIDFGMDLAACIELIEKPMGIFSILEEECMFPKATDTSFKNKLYEQHLGKSNNFQKPKPAKGKAEAHFSLVHYAGTVDYNIIGWLDKNKDPLNETVVGLYQKSGLKTLAFLFSGGQAAEAEGGGGKKGGKKKGSSFQTVSALFRENLNKLMTNLRSTHPHFVRCLIPNETKTPGAMEHELVLHQLRCNGVLEGIRICRKGFPSRILYADFKQRYKVLNASAIPEGQFIDSKKASEKLLGSIDIDHTQYKFGHTKVFFKAGLLGTLEEMRDDKLAQLITRTQAMCRGYLMRVEFKKMMERRESIFCIQYNVRAFMNVKHWPWMKLYFKIKPLLKSAETEKEMATMKEDFEKAKEDLAKSEAKRKELEEKMVALMQEKNDLQLQVQAEADGLADAEERCDQLIKTKIQLEAKIKELTERAEDEEEINAELTAKKRKLEDECSELKKDIDDLELTLAKVEKEKHATENKVKNLTEEMAGLDENIAKLTKEKKALQEAHQQTLDDLQAEEDKVNTLTKAKTKLEQQVDDLEGSLEQEKKLRMDLERAKRKLEGDLKLAQESTMDIENDKQQLDEKLKKKEFEMSNLQSKIEDEQALGMQLQKKIKELQARIEELEEEIEAERASRAKAEKQRSDLSRELEEISERLEEAGGATSAQIEMNKKREAEFQKMRRDLEEATLQHEATAAALRKKHADSVAELGEQIDNLQRVKQKLEKEKSELKMEIDDLASNMETVSKAKGNLEKMCRTLEDQLSEVKTKEEEQQRLINELSTQKARLHTESGEYSRQLDEKDAMVSQLSRGKQAFTQQIEELKRQLEEETKAKNALAHALQSARHDCDLLREQYEEEQEAKAELQRAMSKANSEVAQWRTKYETDAIQRTEELEEAKKKLAQRLQDAEEHVEAVNSKCASLEKTKQRLQNEVEDLMIDVERSNAACAALDKKQRNFDKVLAEWKQKYEETQAELEASQKESRSLSTELFKVKNAYEESLDQLETLKRENKNLQQEISDLTEQIAEGGKHIHELEKIKKQIDQEKSELQASLEEAEASLEHEEGKILRIQLELNQVKSEIDRKIAEKDEEIDQLKRNHLRVVESMQSTLDAEIRSRNDALRIKKKMEGDLNEMEIQLNHANRQAAEAIRNLRNTQGMLKDTQLHLDDALRGQDDLKEQLAMVERRANLMQAEIEELRASLEQTERSRRVAEQELLDASERVQLLHTQNTSLINTKKKLETDISQIQGEMEDIVQEARNAEEKAKKAITDAAMMAEELKKEQDTSAHLERMKKNMEQTVKDLQHRLDEAEQLALKGGKKQIQKLEARVRELENEVENEQKRNVEAVKGLRKHERRVKELTYQTEEDRKNVLRLQDLVDKLQTKVKAYKRQAEEAEEQSNVNLAKFRKIQHELEEAEERADIAESQVNKLRVKSREVHTKVISEE, encoded by the exons ATGAGTTCCGACGCCGAGATGGCCGTTTTCGGGGAGGCTGCTCCTTACCTCCGAAAGTCTGAAAAGGAGCGAATCGAGGCTCAGAACAAGCCTTTCGATGCCAAGTCATCCGTGTTCGTGGTGGACCCTAAGGAGTCCTATGTGAAGGCAACAGTGCAGAGCAGGGAAGGGGGCAAGGTGACAGCCAAGACCGAAGGAGGAGCT ACTGTCACAGTCAAGGAAGACCAAGTCTTCTCCATGAACCCTCCCAAGTACGACAAGATCGAGGACATGGCCATGATGACCCACCTGCACGAGCCCGCCGTGCTGTACAACCTCAAAGAGCGCTATGCAGCCTGGATGATCTAC ACCTACTCTGGCCTCTTCTGCGTCACCGTCAACCCCTACAAGTGGCTGCCGGTGTACAACCCCGAGGTGGTGGCAGCCTACCGAGGCAAAAAGCGACAGGAGGCCCCgccccacatcttctccatctCTGATAATGCCTACCAGTTCATGCTGACAG ATCGTGAGAACCAGTCCATCCTGATTAC TGGAGAATCCGGGGCCGGGAAGACTGTGAACACCAAGCGTGTCATCCAGTACTTTGCGACAATTGCAGTCactggggagaagaagaaggaggaggctcCCACTGGCAAAATGCAG GGGACCCTGGAAGATCAAATCATCAGTGCCAACCCCCTACTGGAGGCCTTTGGCAACGCCAAGACTGTGAGGAACGACAACTCTTCCCGCTTT GGTAAATTCATCAGGATCCATTTTGGTGCCACAGGCAAGCTGGCTTCTGCAGATATTGAAACTT ATCTGCTGGAGAAGTCCAGAGTCACCTTCCAGCTCAAGGCTGAGAGGAGCTACCACATCTTCTACCAAATCATgtccaataagaagccagagctcatTG AAATGCTCCTGATCACCACCAACCCATACGACTTCACTTACGTCAGCCAAGGTGAAATCACAGTGCCCAGCATCGACGACCAGGAGGAACTGATGGCCACAGAT ACTGCTGTGGACATCCTGGGATTCAGCGCAGATGAAAAGGTGGCCATTTACAAGCTCACAGGTGCCGTGATGCACTATGGGAACATGAAATTCAAGCAAAAGCAAAGGGAAGAGCAAGCTGAGCCAGATGGCACGGAAG TGGCTGACAAGGCCGCCTATCTGACAAGTCTGAACTCTGCTGACCTGCTCAAAGCCCTGTGCTACCCCAGGGTCAAGGTCGGCAATGAGTACGTCACCAAAGGCCAGACAGTGCAGCAG GTGTACAACTCTGTGGGCGCCCTGGCCAAAGCCATCTATGAGAAGATGTTCCTATGGATGGTCACCCGCATCAACCAGCAGCTGGACACCAAGCAGCCCAGGCAATACTTCATCGGCGTCTTAGATATCGCTGGCTTTGAGATCTTTGAT TTCAACACCTTGGAGCAGCTGTGCATCAACTTCACCAACGAGAAGCTGCAGCAGTTCTTCAACCACCACATGTTcgtgctggagcaggaggagtACAAGAAGGAAGGCATCGAGTGGGAGTTCATCGACTTCGGGATGGACCTGGCTGCCTGCATTGAGCTCATCGAGAAG CCAATGGGCATCTTCTCCATCCTGGAAGAGGAGTGCATGTTCCCCAAGGCAACAGACACCTCCTTCAAGAACAAGCTGTATGAACAGCATCTTGGGAAGTCCAACAACTTCcagaagcccaagccagccaAAGGCAAGGCTGAAGCCCACTTCTCGCTGGTGCACTATGCGGGCACTGTAGACTACAACATTATTGGCTGGCTGGACAAGAACAAGGACCCCCTGAATGAGACTGTGGTGGGGCTGTACCAGAAATCTGGCTTGAAGACTCTAGCTTTCCTATTTTCTGGAGGACAAGCTGCTGAAGCAG agGGTGGTGGTGGAAAGAAAGGTGGCAAGAAGAAGGGTTCATCTTTCCAGACGGTGTCCGCTCTTTTCAGG GAGAATTTAAATAAGCTGATGACCAACTTGAGGAGCACCCACCCCCACTTTGTCCGCTGCCTCATTCCCAATGAAACTAAGACCCCTG GTGCCATGGAGCATGAACTGGTCCTGCACCAGCTGAGGTGTAACGGTGTGCTGGAAGGCATCCGCATCTGTAGGAAGGGCTTCCCCAGCAGGATCCTCTATGCAGACTTCAAGCAGAG ATACAAAGTTCTGAATGCAAGTGCTATCCCAGAAGGTCAATTCATCGACAGCAAGAAGGCTTCCGAGAAGCTTCTAGGCTCTATTGACATCGACCACACCCAGTACAAATTTGGCCACACCAAG GTTTTCTTTAAAGCTGGCCTGTTGGGAACTCTAGAGGAGATGCGAGATGATAAGTTGGCTCAGCTCATCACGCGCACTCAAGCCATGTGCAGAGGGTATTTGATGAGGGTGGAGTTCAAAAAGATGATGGAGAGGAG agAGTCCATCTTCTGCATCCAGTACAACGTCCGCGCCTTCATGAATGTGAAGCACTGGCCCTGGATGAAGCTGTATTTCAAGATCAAACCCCTGCTGAAGAGCGCAGAGACCGAGAAGGAGATGGCCACCATGAAGGAAGATTTCGAGAAAGCCAAAGAGGATCTGGCTAAGTCAGAGGCCAAAAGGAAGGAACTGGAAGAAAAGATGGTAGCTCTGAtgcaagaaaaaaatgacctgCAGCTCCAAGTTCAAGCT GAAGCAGATGGCTTGGCTGATGCAGAGGAAAGGTGTGACCAGCTGATCAAAACCAAAATCCAGCTGGAGGCCAAGATCAAGGAGCTAACTGAGAGAGCGGAGGACGAGGAGGAGATCAATGCCGAGCTGACGGCCaagaagaggaagctggaggaCGAGTGCTCAGAGCTGAAGAAAGACATCGACGACCTTGAGCTGACCCTGGCCAAGGTGGAGAAGGAGAAGCATGCCACAGAAAACAAG GTGAAAAACCTCACGGAGGAGATGGCGGGCCTGGACGAAAATATCGCCAAGCTGACCAAGGAGAAGAAGGCCCTCCAAGAGGCCCACCAGCAGACCCTGGATGACCTGCAGGCAGAGGAGGACAAAGTCAACACTCTGACCAAAGCCAAAACCAAGCTTGAACAGCAAGTGGACGAT CTTGAAGGATCACTGGAGCAGGAAAAGAAGCTTCGGATGGACCTAGAGAGGGCGAAGAGGAAGCTTGAGGGGGACCTCAAATTGGCCCAAGAATCCACAATGGACATAGAAAATGATAAACAGCAACTTGATGAGAAGCTTAAAAA GAAAGAGTTTGAGATGAGCAATCTGCAGAGCAAGATCGAAGATGAGCAGGCCCTCGGCATGCAGCTGCAGAAGAAGATCAAGGAGCTGCAG GCCCGCattgaggagctggaggaggaaatCGAGGCAGAGAGGGCCTCCAGGGCCAAAGCAGAGAAGCAGCGCTCTGACCTCTCCCGGGAACTGGAGGAGATCAGCGAGAGGCTGGAGGAAGCTGGCGGAGCCACTTCTGCCCAGATCGAGATGAACAAGAAGAGAGAGGCTGAGTTCCAGAAGATGCGCAGGGACCTGGAGGAGGCCACCCTGCAGCATGAAGCCACAGCGGCCGCCCTTCGGAAGAAGCACGCGGACAGCGTGGCTGAGCTTGGGGAGCAGATTGACAACCTGCAGCGGGTCAAGCAGaagctggagaaggagaagagcgAGCTGAAGATGGAGATCGATGACCTCGCTAGTAATATGGAGACTGTCTCCAAAGCTAAG GGGAACCTTGAGAAGATGTGCCGCACCCTGGAGGATCAGCTGAGCGAAGTGAAgacaaaggaggaggagcagcagcgcTTGATCAACGAGCTGTCGACCCAGAAGGCGCGCTTACACACAGAGTCAG GTGAGTATTCGCGACAGCTGGATGAAAAAGATGCTATGGTgtcccagctctccagaggcaAACAAGCATTCACACAACAAATCGAGGAACTAAAGAGGCAGCTAGAGGAGGAGACGAAG gccaaGAATGCGCTGGCCCACGCCCTGCAGTCAGCTCGCCACGACTGTGACCTGCTGCGGGAACAGtatgaggaggagcaggaggccaAGGCTGAGCTGCAGAGGGCCATGTCCAAGGCCAACAGCGAGGTGGCCCAGTGGAGGACAAAATACGAGACGGATGCCATCCAGCGCACAGAGGAGCTAGAGGAGGCCAA GAAGAAGCTGGCCCAGCGTCTGCAGGATGCTGAGGAACACGTAGAAGCTGTGAATTCCAAGTGTGCTTCTCTTGAAAAGACGAAGCAGCGGCTCCAGAATGAAGTGGAGGACCTCATGATTGACGTGGAGCGGTCCAATGCTGCCTGCGCTGCACTTGATAAGAAGCAAAGGAACTTTGACAAG GTCCTAGCCGAATGGAAACAGAAGTATGAGGAAACTCAGGCTGAGCTTGAAGCCTCCCAGAAGGAGTCCCGGTCTCTCAGCACCGAGCTGTTCAAGGTGAAGAATGCCTACGAGGAGTCTCTGGATCAACTTGAGActctgaagagagaaaacaagaatctGCAAC AGGAGATTTCTGACCTCACTGAGCAGATCGCAGAGGGAGGGAAGCATATCCATGAgctggagaaaataaagaagcagattGATCAGGAAAAGAGTGAACTACAGGCTTctctggaggaagcagag GCATCTCTTGAACATGAAGAGGGCAAAATTCTACGCATCCAGCTTGAGTTGAATCAGGTGAAATCTGAGATTGACCGCAAAATTGctgaaaaagatgaagaaatagaTCAGCTGAAGAGAAACCACCTCAGAGTCGTGGAGTCCATGCAGAGCACACTGGACGCGGAGATCAGGAGCAGGAACGATGCCCTGAGGatcaagaagaagatggagggCGACCTGAATGAGATGGAAATCCAGCTGAACCACGCCAACCGCCAGGCTGCGGAGGCGATCAGGAACCTCAGGAACACACAAGGAATGCTGAAG GACACTCAGCTGCACCTGGAtgatgctctcagaggccaggatGACCTTAAAGAGCAGCTGGCCATGGTTGAGCGCAGAGCGAACCTAATGCAGGCTGAGATCGAGGAGCTGCGGGCATCCCTGGAGCAgacagagaggagcaggagagtGGCGGAGCAGGAGCTTCTGGACGCCAGTGAGCGGGTGCAGCTGCTGCACACTCAG AACACCAGCCTCATCAACACCAAGAagaagctggagacagacatttCCCAAATCCAGGGAGAGATGGAGGACATCGTCCAGGAAGCCCGCAACGCAGAAGAGAAGGCCAAGAAAGCCATCACTGAT GCCGCCATGATGGCggaggagctgaagaaggagcaggacaccagcGCCCACCTGGAGCGGATGAAGAAGAACATGGAGCAGACGGTGAAGGACCTGCAGCACCGTCTAGACGAGGCTGAGCAGCTGGCGCTGAAGGGTGGCAAGAAGCAGATCCAGAAACTGGAGGCCAGG GTGAGAGAGCTGGAAAACGAGGTGGAAAACGAGCAGAAGCGTAACGTTGAAGCCGTCAAGGGTCTTCGCAAGCACGAGAGAAGAGTGAAGGAGCTCACTTACCAG ACGGAGGAGGACCGCAAGAATGTGCTCAGGCTGCAGGACTTGGTGGACAAGCTACAGACTAAAGTGAAGGCCTACAAGAGACAAGCTGAGGAGGCG GAGGAACAATCCAACGTCAACCTGGCCAAGTTCCGCAAGATCCAGCATGagctggaggaggctgaggagcgGGCCGACATTGCCGAGTCCCAGGTCAACAAGCTGCGGGTGAAGAGCCGAGAGGTCCACACCAAAGTCATAAGTGAAGAgtaa